A part of Rhinoderma darwinii isolate aRhiDar2 chromosome 1, aRhiDar2.hap1, whole genome shotgun sequence genomic DNA contains:
- the CRYBA4 gene encoding beta-crystallin A4 isoform X2, which translates to MTQHCTKFAGHWKIIAWDEECFQGRRHEFTSECYNIMEYGFETVRSFKIESGAWVGYEHLGFQGQQFVLERGEYPRWEAWSGSNAYHVERMTSFRPIACANHRDCKMTIFERENFLGKKGELSDDYPSLQAMGWCNNEVGSFRVQSGAWVCYQYPGYRGFQYILECDRHSGEYKHWREWGSHAQTFQIQSIRRIQQ; encoded by the exons ATGACTCAACATTGTACTAAATTTGCTGGACATTGGAAG ATTATTGCCTGGGATGAAGAATGTTTCCAGGGTCGAAGACATGAGTTTACATCTGAGTGTTACAATATCATGGAATATGGATTTGAAACTGTCCGCTCATTTAAAATAGAGAGTGGAGC CTGGGTTGGATATGAGCACTTAGGATTCCAAGGTCAGCAGTTTgtactggagagaggagagtACCCCCGCTGGGAGGCCTGGAGTGGCAGCAACGCTTACCACGTTGAGAGAATGACCTCCTTCCGACCAATTGCCTGTGCT AACCACCGTGACTGTAAGATGACCATTTTCGAGAGGGAAAACTTCCTTGGAAAGAAAGGAGAGCTGAGTGATGATTACCCTTCTCTTCAGGCCATGGGTTGGTGTAACAATGAAGTTGGCTCTTTCCGAGTCCAATCTGGAGC CTGGGTGTGCTACCAGTATCCCGGTTATCGTGGTTTCCAGTACATCCTGGAATGTGACCGTCACTCAGGAGAGTATAAACACTGGAGGGAGTGGGGATCCCATGCACAGACTTTCCAGATCCAATCCATCCGCAGAATCCAGCAGTAA